The genomic stretch CTTGCCCACGGCAAGCACCTTGCGCCCGCCGCGCGAGTCGATCTGCACGGCAACCACGCTGGGCTCATCGAGTACGATGCCCGCCCCCTTGCGATAGACCAGGGTGTTGGCAGTCCCGAGGTCGATTGCCAGATCGTTGGAAAATAGGCCGGCGATGCGTTTGAGCACTGGTATTCTCTAAGTTTCCGCGGGTACACGCCCAGGCGACAAAACGGCAGAATACGCCGCGAGCCTGAAGCTCCCTCCAGTTCGTGGCGGCACGTCCCGTTGCCTTCACCTGACCCGCTCTCGCATTTGGGTACAAAAGGCTTGTTCATTGTTATGCCGGAACGGCCTTTTTGTCAATGTTTTCAGGCGCTTATGTTGACCTCGCCGCCTCGCCGGGCTATTGACGCTTTCGCCTCATGTGCCAATGTTGCGGCCCTTGGCCCCACGGCCCCCACCCGGGAGCGGCGACCAGACCGATCCCTGCGAAATCGGGGCGGGCACAGAGTATTTTTCGCATATCTTTGGGAGAGCGACACAGCCACCATGCTCAAGTTCATTCGCCAGGCGCAAAGCAATTGGCTCATCAAGGCGGGCCTTCTGGCCATCGCCGCATCATTTTTCGTCGGATTCCTGGTCCTTCCCGCTGCCCGTCAGGGCGGTGCCGAGGACGTCGTCGCCGAGGTGGGCAACCAGCGCCTCTACCGCCGCGACGTGGCCGACGCCGTCGTCCGCCTCCGGGCGCGCTACCGCGACCAGGTGGGCGAGGCCTACGACCAGCTCAAGGACTACTTCGAAGAGCGCATCCCCCAGCAGGCCTTCGACCAGCTCATCGACAACTACGCGACCGAGGAATACGTGAAAAGCCTCGGGTTCGGCACCAGCGCCGATGAGCTCCGCCGCGTCATTCTCGACAACCCCAACTTCCAGGTTGACGGCAAGTTCTCCAAGAAGCGCTACGAGCGCTTCCTGAGCAGCAACCGCATGACCGACACCCAGTTCGAGAGCGAGCTCTCGCGCGATCTGGCCCTCAACAAGTTCCAGCGCTTCCTCGCCTCGCAGGTGAAGGTGAGCGAGGCCGAAGTGCAGCAGCGCTTCGTCGATGAGAACACCAAGGTCGAGATCGAGGCCTTCACGCTCGCTTCCAAGGACCTGGCCGCCTCGGTCAGCGTCAGCGAAGACGAGGTAAAGACCTACTACGACGAGCACGCCGTCGATTACTTCCAGCCCGAAAAGCGCAAGATCAGCTACCTGAGCTACGATGGCATGGGTGCGCCCTACTGGGGCCTTCCCGAAGCAAATGAATTCTCCGACGAGGCGCTCAAGGCTGCCTACGACGCCGAGAACGAGAAGTTCACCCTCAGCGAGAAGAACTGGCGCGTCGCCCACATCTACTACAGTTGGGCCAAGCGCAACGACCAGGACGCGCGCAGCGACGAGCAGCGCAAGCAGGACGCCCTCAAGCGCGCCCAGGCCGCGCTTGCCAAGCTCAAGGCCGGCTCGGACTTCACCATCCTGGCCAACACCGATTCCGACGACGCTTCGGCCAAGCGCCTGCAGAACGGCGGGCTTATCCAGGACGGCTACGCCCCGGCCAGCTACTACCGCAAGAAGGTCGCCGAAAAGTTCATGAGCATGAAGCCCGGCGAAGTCTCCGACATCGTCGAGTCCAAGGACGGCTACCACATCCTCAAGCTGCTCAAGGTCTACGAGGCCGGCTCCAAGAAGGACCTGGCCGACGTGGAGAACCTGCTCAAGACCAGCATGCGCCAGGACCGCGCTGCCGAGCTGGCCCAGAAGGACGCCGAGCTGGGCTATGCCGAGTCGGCCACCAAGTCGCTCGAAGAGCTGGCCAAGGCCCGCGAGGGGCTCAATGTTCGCGAGGCGAGCATCACGCGCGAGGACGTCATTCCCGGCGTGGGTCGCGACGAAGCGCTGCTCACCAAGATCTTCGACGAAATGACGCCCGAGAGCGGCGCCATTCTTCATCAGAGCAACCGCCGCTGGGTGATCGTGAAGCTTCTGGAGACGATCGAGCCCGAGCCCAAGCCGCTCTCGGAAGTGCGCGGTCAGATCGAGGACCTGCTCAAGCAGGAGAAGGCCCGCACCCAGGCCGCCGCCGAACTTGAGAAGGTCCGCGCCGAAGTAGCCGCCGGCGCCAAGGGCACCGACATCAGCAAGAAGCACAAGAACGTCGTCGTGATCGACGTGCCGGCATTCAG from Chrysiogenia bacterium encodes the following:
- a CDS encoding SurA N-terminal domain-containing protein translates to MLKFIRQAQSNWLIKAGLLAIAASFFVGFLVLPAARQGGAEDVVAEVGNQRLYRRDVADAVVRLRARYRDQVGEAYDQLKDYFEERIPQQAFDQLIDNYATEEYVKSLGFGTSADELRRVILDNPNFQVDGKFSKKRYERFLSSNRMTDTQFESELSRDLALNKFQRFLASQVKVSEAEVQQRFVDENTKVEIEAFTLASKDLAASVSVSEDEVKTYYDEHAVDYFQPEKRKISYLSYDGMGAPYWGLPEANEFSDEALKAAYDAENEKFTLSEKNWRVAHIYYSWAKRNDQDARSDEQRKQDALKRAQAALAKLKAGSDFTILANTDSDDASAKRLQNGGLIQDGYAPASYYRKKVAEKFMSMKPGEVSDIVESKDGYHILKLLKVYEAGSKKDLADVENLLKTSMRQDRAAELAQKDAELGYAESATKSLEELAKAREGLNVREASITREDVIPGVGRDEALLTKIFDEMTPESGAILHQSNRRWVIVKLLETIEPEPKPLSEVRGQIEDLLKQEKARTQAAAELEKVRAEVAAGAKGTDISKKHKNVVVIDVPAFSRIGREKVGENSGVDVVPQLGASAKLKATLFSLKEGEVTPEVYELGDKVAFARIKKRVNPDPSLFEAQTDAIRSKLRSERFEGIYSEWTQRAREAVKVEIHVPVEELVKSFRDPAAQS